The segment TCTCGGATCAGCAGGACGGCCAAATCGGCGCGCGTCAGAGCCTCTTTTTGTAAAAGCCCGTCGCCGTACGGGGTGCGAGGCGAAGCCGCAATCCGCGCCGAAATGAACCGCAGACGCTCACGTGCCGTTTCCGCAAATCGCCCCTCTCGAACCGCGCGAAAGCCGTCGGCGGCCTTTGCATAGTCACCTAGCTGAAAGAAAATTTCGGCTCTATAAAAGCGCGCTTCCTGATTGTCCGGCGAAGCGGCCAGCACGGCCTCGAAAGCAGCGGCCGCCTTGTCCGTCCAGCGGTTCGGCTTGACCAGCAGGTAAACCTTGCCGCGCATCATCTGCACGTCGAGGGAGCGGCTGTTCTTCGCCGCAGCTTTTTCCACAGCCTCTACCGCCTTTTCTCCCTCTCCCCGTAATGCCGAAAGATAGGCCAAACCGGCAAGAGCTTCCGCATGGTTAGGATTTGCCTTAAGGGCTCGTTGAAAGGCGATTGCCGCGTTCTGATGATCCTCTCGTTGCAGGAATTCTATGCCCTGCTGATAGGCTGCTTCCGACGCTGCAGGATCAAAAGCGGACTGCCGATGCGGCGGCCTGGTGCAGGCCGCAATCAACGGTAAAAGAAAAAACAGCACGTTCGCACGTTTCCATCGGCTCATCGATATCCCTGAATTCGGCTTTTTTTTAATTTAGCAACGATGCTCTCAATCGCAAGTACAAAATAAGAACCAACAATCACAACTTGGAAAAAAATTAATAGTTATTTAAATTTTAGGGTGAAACATAGAGTATTCTGATTCGTTTTTCGAACAAAAGAGAGCATTGCCTTGGAAGAGGTTGCCTNNNNNNNNNNCGGCTTTGACACAGCTGATCGAACTATATGCTCCTTTTGTGCATCGTTTGATCTTTTCGATCGTTCGAGATGATTCGGTGGTTGAAGACCTGGCTCAAGACGCCTTTATCAAGATGTTGATGGCCATCGAAAACTATGAGTTCAGAGCGCCCTTCAAGTCGTGGCTGACGCGCATCGCCGTCAACGTCTGCCGAGATCATCTCCGCAAGAAAAAGGTGCGCAGCATCATGAACTTTTTCAAGGTAAACGAAGAAACCAATGAAGAGCAGTCCTTTATGGACGAAGCACCGAATCCGGTGATGCTGCTGGAAAAGGATGAAAGGAAAAAAATTTTGTTGCGGGCGATGGAACGGCTTCCTGCCTCATCCCGCATGATTCTTGTTCTGAGAGAATTGAACCAGCTCTCCTATGAAGAAATTGCAGCCGCATTGGGGTGGAAGATGGGAACAGTAAAATCTCGTCTTTTCCGCGCCAGGCAGGAATTGCTGCAGGAGTTGGCCCCTTATCGGGAGGATTTGTTATGAACCATAAAACATTGCGTAAGCTTGTGCTGCTGTCAGTCGACGGCACATTGAGCAAGCAAGAGCAGGCGCTTGCGCAAAAACACATCAAAGAATGCGCGCGGTGTGCAGCCGATTTGCAACGGTTATCGAAAATTCAGCAAACGGTCAAAGAATTCCCTGCACCCAAAGTCAGACCCTTTTTCGCACAGCGCGTTATGGCCGAATACCGCGCTTCGGCAAAGGAGCGCTTCTGGACCGTCTTTGAAGGAATACCCAGGCCGCTCCTCTTTGCGGCGCTTTCGGTATCGATTATGCTGATTTTTTTGACGATTCCGCAGTCTGCAAGGGAGACCGAATCACTGAATCTGTTTACGCAGTTCTATTCTACCGAGGTTCCTTATTCTTTGGAATCCGATGAGCAGGCTTTGGCGTTTTTGATCAAGAATGAATTGCCCAGCACAACGGGAGAACGGCAATGATGGCTTCAAAAAAGATGGCGGTTTTAAGTCTTTTGACTTTTTTTCTTTTGGGAACCGGCTTCGGCCTACTGCTGGATCGCTCGGTCCTGCGGCCTGGTCCGCCGAAATTCAAAGACAAGGGCGGTCCTCACCATAAAGGCGATTTCCTGTTCGACATGTTTACTCAGGAGCTCGGCTTGACGCCGATGCAGCAGGACAGCTTACGGGTAATGCTGGCAAATTTGCGCAGTGAATTTGAGAGCGCCGGAAAGCAGTATTTTGAGCGTGCCGAAGAAATCCGCAAGCAGTTCGGACGTAATTTTGAACAGATTTTGGACGATAAGCAGAAAGAAAAATATCGGGAAATGGTGGCTAAATTCGAAAAAGATCGTAAGGAATTTGAAAAACGGCAGCGGCCGCCTCGTTAAAGAGAACAGCAGCAGTAAGTTTATTTGAAAGGAGAAAACATCTTTTTCCTGCCGCCGCTTTTTTCTTCCGTATAATAACGGCTTGCGTAATACGAATAATCGTACCGGTAATAGCCGTATCCCTTGCTCTTTTCCATACCGTTTAATACAATCCCCCGTACCTGAGACTTGACAAATTCGAGACGCTGCAGCGCATCTTTAATGATGTGACGATTGGTTTTGCCAAAGCGGACAACCAGGATGACGTTACCGACAGTTTTGGAAAGAATGACGGCGTCGGTCACCGAAATGACGGGCGGCGTGTCGCACAAAACAATGTCAAAGTTGTGCTCCAATTTGGTTATTAGCTCTGACATCTTTTGGCTTGCCAGGATCATCCCCGGATTCGGCGGTACCGTTCCGGCCGGTATGACAAAAACGTTGGGGACGTGCGTGAGATAAATGACCTTATCGAGCGCCAAGTCGCGCGCCAGATAATCCGCCAGTCCGGGTGAGCGGCGAAGATTGAACAAGATATGCATATGCGGTTTACGCAGGTCCGCTTCGACGACCAAAACGCGTTTGCCGAGTTCTGCAAAAGAGATCGCCAGAT is part of the candidate division KSB1 bacterium genome and harbors:
- a CDS encoding tetratricopeptide repeat protein; the encoded protein is MSRWKRANVLFFLLPLIAACTRPPHRQSAFDPAASEAAYQQGIEFLQREDHQNAAIAFQRALKANPNHAEALAGLAYLSALRGEGEKAVEAVEKAAAKNSRSLDVQMMRGKVYLLVKPNRWTDKAAAAFEAVLAASPDNQEARFYRAEIFFQLGDYAKAADGFRAVREGRFAETARERLRFISARIAASPRTPYGDGLLQKEALTRADLAVLLIRELGIDRLIAKRNPNPARSTTTQAPSNVPIVDIAGLKEELEIRTIVGLGVMSVYPDRCFRPFEVVTRMDAALIFQQALILITGDRALDTAYLNSGKRFIDVKPSHYGYNAVCLMTERGIMSTIEDAFAPNRPLSGIEALTAIRKLEGF
- a CDS encoding sigma-70 family RNA polymerase sigma factor, which codes for ALTQLIELYAPFVHRLIFSIVRDDSVVEDLAQDAFIKMLMAIENYEFRAPFKSWLTRIAVNVCRDHLRKKKVRSIMNFFKVNEETNEEQSFMDEAPNPVMLLEKDERKKILLRAMERLPASSRMILVLRELNQLSYEEIAAALGWKMGTVKSRLFRARQELLQELAPYREDLL
- a CDS encoding zf-HC2 domain-containing protein; translated protein: MNHKTLRKLVLLSVDGTLSKQEQALAQKHIKECARCAADLQRLSKIQQTVKEFPAPKVRPFFAQRVMAEYRASAKERFWTVFEGIPRPLLFAALSVSIMLIFLTIPQSARETESLNLFTQFYSTEVPYSLESDEQALAFLIKNELPSTTGERQ